Proteins found in one Arthrobacter pascens genomic segment:
- a CDS encoding ATP-dependent Clp protease ATP-binding subunit yields MFERFTDRARRVVVLAQEEARMLNHNYIGTEHILLGLIHEGEGVAAKALESLSISLDGVREQVQEIIGQGQQAPSGHIPFTPRAKKVLELSLREALQLGHNYIGTEHILLGLIREGEGVAAQVLVKLGADLNRVRQQVIQLLSGYQGKETTGAGVGSSQPEGTPAGSVVLDQFGRNLTQAARENKLDPVIGRESEMERVMQVLSRRTKNNPVLIGEPGVGKTAVVEGLAQAIVRGDVPETIKDKQLYTLDLGSLVAGSRYRGDFEERLKKVLKEIRTRGDIILFIDEIHTLVGAGAAEGAIDAASILKPMLARGELQTIGATTLDEYRKHIEKDAALERRFQPIQVKEPSVAHAIEILKGLRDRYEAHHRVTITDGALASAANLSERYISDRFLPDKAIDLIDEAGARLRIRRMTAPPELKAMDERIAQLKMEKESAIDAQDFEGAASLRDKEQKLITERSEKERHWKSGGMDDISEVDEDLIAEVLANSTGIPVFKLTEEESSRLLKMEDELHKRVVGQNEAIRSLSQAIRRTRAGLKDPKRPGGSFIFAGPTGVGKTELAKALAEFLFGEEDALITLDMSEYSEKHTVSRLFGAPPGYVGYEEGGQLTEKVRRRPFSVVLFDEVEKAHADLFNSLLQILEDGRLTDSQGRVVDFKNTVIIMTTNLGTRDISKSVATGFQSGTDTQTGYNRMRARVTEELKQHFRPEFLNRVDDVVVFPQLTQDEIIEIVDMFVGRLEKRLKDKDMGIELTTAAKVLLATRGYDPAMGARPLRRTIQREIEDQLSEKILFGEIHAGDIVVVDVDGDGDEAKFTFAGNAKPRIPEIAPSA; encoded by the coding sequence ATGTTTGAGCGATTTACGGACCGTGCCCGTCGCGTAGTTGTGCTTGCCCAAGAAGAGGCACGCATGCTGAACCACAATTACATTGGTACCGAACACATCCTGTTGGGTCTGATCCACGAGGGTGAGGGCGTTGCCGCCAAAGCTCTTGAGTCCTTGAGCATTTCGCTCGACGGCGTCCGCGAGCAGGTGCAGGAGATCATCGGTCAGGGCCAGCAGGCCCCGTCCGGCCACATCCCCTTCACGCCCCGCGCCAAGAAGGTGCTGGAGCTTTCGCTCCGTGAGGCACTGCAGCTGGGCCACAACTACATCGGCACGGAGCACATCCTGCTGGGTCTCATCCGTGAGGGTGAGGGTGTTGCCGCCCAGGTGCTGGTGAAGCTCGGCGCCGACCTCAACAGGGTCCGCCAGCAGGTTATCCAGCTCCTCTCCGGCTACCAGGGCAAGGAAACCACCGGCGCAGGCGTCGGTTCCAGCCAGCCCGAAGGCACGCCCGCCGGTTCCGTGGTCCTGGATCAGTTCGGCCGTAACCTGACGCAGGCTGCGCGCGAGAACAAGCTGGACCCTGTGATCGGACGCGAGTCCGAAATGGAACGCGTTATGCAGGTCCTTTCGCGACGCACCAAGAACAACCCGGTGCTGATCGGCGAGCCTGGCGTCGGCAAGACGGCCGTCGTCGAGGGCCTGGCCCAGGCGATCGTCCGCGGTGACGTTCCGGAGACCATCAAGGACAAGCAGCTGTACACCCTGGACCTCGGTTCCCTGGTGGCCGGCTCACGGTACCGCGGTGACTTCGAGGAGCGGCTGAAGAAGGTCCTCAAGGAAATCCGCACCCGCGGGGACATCATCCTCTTTATTGACGAGATCCACACGCTCGTTGGTGCCGGCGCCGCCGAAGGTGCCATCGATGCCGCGTCCATCCTGAAGCCCATGCTGGCCCGCGGTGAACTGCAGACCATCGGTGCCACCACGCTGGATGAGTACCGCAAGCACATCGAGAAGGATGCCGCACTGGAGCGTCGCTTCCAGCCGATCCAGGTCAAGGAGCCCTCGGTTGCGCACGCGATCGAGATCCTCAAGGGCCTGCGTGACCGGTATGAGGCACACCACCGCGTCACCATCACCGACGGCGCCCTCGCCTCGGCTGCGAACCTCTCCGAACGCTACATCTCGGACCGTTTCCTGCCGGACAAGGCCATCGACCTGATCGATGAGGCCGGTGCGCGGCTACGCATCCGCCGGATGACTGCCCCGCCGGAGCTGAAGGCCATGGACGAGCGGATTGCGCAGCTCAAGATGGAGAAGGAATCCGCCATCGACGCGCAGGACTTCGAAGGTGCCGCTTCGCTCCGCGACAAGGAACAGAAGCTCATCACCGAGCGCTCGGAGAAGGAACGCCACTGGAAGTCCGGCGGCATGGACGATATTTCCGAGGTGGATGAGGATCTCATCGCCGAGGTACTGGCCAACTCCACGGGCATCCCGGTGTTCAAGCTGACCGAGGAAGAGTCCTCGCGCCTGCTGAAGATGGAAGACGAACTGCACAAGCGCGTGGTGGGCCAGAACGAGGCCATCAGGTCCCTGTCGCAGGCAATCCGCCGCACCCGTGCCGGCCTGAAGGACCCCAAGCGTCCGGGCGGTTCGTTCATCTTCGCCGGCCCCACCGGCGTCGGCAAGACCGAGCTGGCCAAGGCCCTGGCCGAGTTCCTGTTCGGTGAAGAGGACGCCCTGATCACGCTGGACATGTCCGAGTACTCCGAGAAGCACACGGTGTCACGGCTCTTCGGTGCGCCTCCGGGCTATGTCGGGTACGAGGAAGGCGGGCAGCTGACCGAAAAGGTCCGCCGCCGTCCGTTCTCCGTGGTCCTGTTCGACGAAGTGGAGAAGGCCCACGCGGACCTCTTCAACTCGCTTCTGCAGATCCTTGAAGACGGCCGCCTGACCGACTCCCAGGGCCGCGTGGTGGACTTCAAGAACACCGTGATCATCATGACCACCAACCTGGGCACCCGGGACATCTCCAAGAGCGTTGCCACCGGCTTCCAGTCCGGCACGGACACCCAGACCGGCTACAACCGGATGCGTGCCCGTGTGACGGAGGAGCTCAAGCAGCACTTCCGCCCGGAGTTCCTGAACCGTGTTGATGACGTTGTGGTGTTCCCGCAGCTCACCCAGGACGAGATCATCGAGATCGTGGACATGTTCGTCGGACGCCTGGAGAAGCGCCTGAAGGACAAGGACATGGGCATCGAGCTCACCACCGCGGCCAAGGTTCTGCTGGCAACACGCGGCTACGATCCCGCCATGGGTGCCCGGCCGCTGCGCCGCACCATCCAGCGCGAGATCGAGGACCAGCTCTCTGAGAAGATCCTGTTCGGCGAGATCCACGCTGGCGACATTGTTGTAGTGGATGTGGACGGCGACGGTGACGAAGCCAAGTTCACCTTCGCCGGCAACGCCAAGCCGCGCATCCCGGAAATCGCTCCGAGCGCCTAG
- a CDS encoding histone-like nucleoid-structuring protein Lsr2 encodes MAQKVNIILVDDLDGGSADENVRFGLDGVSYEIDLSAANAAELRSALERFIGAGRKTSAGRATRTKATAGGRSNDSAQIRQWARENGYTVNSRGRIQAEIQEAYQKANS; translated from the coding sequence ATGGCACAGAAAGTAAACATCATCCTCGTAGATGATCTGGATGGGGGATCCGCGGACGAGAATGTCCGTTTTGGCCTCGATGGGGTCAGCTACGAAATTGATCTGTCGGCGGCTAACGCGGCTGAGCTGCGATCGGCCCTGGAGCGTTTTATTGGCGCAGGCCGTAAGACGTCGGCAGGCCGCGCCACCCGAACCAAGGCGACTGCAGGGGGGCGCAGCAACGACTCCGCGCAAATCCGTCAATGGGCGCGGGAAAACGGCTACACCGTTAACAGCCGCGGCCGAATTCAGGCCGAAATCCAGGAAGCCTACCAAAAGGCAAATTCCTAG
- the lysS gene encoding lysine--tRNA ligase, producing the protein MTSQNTPAPKNAPEPLDASEQMRIRMEKRAKLIERGTEAYPVGVERTHSLSEIREKYAHLEADDTTGDVVGVTGRVVFVRNTGKLCFATLQEGGADGKGTRLQAMLSLANVGEETLADWKALVDLGDHVFIKGEVISSRRGELSVMAESWSMASKALRPLPVLHAELNEETRVRQRYVDLMVRDEAREMVYTRAAITRSIRESLHRHNYVEVETPILQLVHGGALARPFETHMNAFDQKMTLRIATELYLKRAVVGGIDRVYDMGRVFRNEGVDSTHSPEFTTLECYEAWADQFVMADRIKEIILDAADAVGAGRTLQTDAGEINLDGDWAWLSVYPGLSDAVGQEVTPDTSVEVLRGIAEKHEVKMDPKWDAEKLAVELFGEIVEPTLLNPTFVYDYPPSAQPLARPHREDGRLIEAWDLIIGGMERGTAFSELIDPVIQRERLTEQSRHAAAGDVEAMQLDEDFLRALEYGAPPMGGIGLGIDRLVMLFTGAGIRETILFPLLKPEGH; encoded by the coding sequence GTGACTTCCCAAAACACCCCCGCCCCCAAGAATGCCCCAGAGCCGCTCGACGCCAGCGAACAGATGCGCATCCGCATGGAAAAGCGCGCCAAGCTGATTGAGCGCGGAACCGAGGCATACCCGGTGGGTGTGGAGCGCACGCACTCCCTCTCCGAGATCCGCGAAAAGTATGCGCATCTTGAGGCTGACGACACCACCGGCGACGTTGTGGGCGTCACCGGACGCGTGGTGTTTGTGCGCAACACCGGCAAGCTCTGCTTTGCCACGCTGCAGGAAGGCGGTGCGGACGGCAAGGGAACCCGGCTGCAGGCCATGCTTAGCCTCGCCAATGTGGGCGAGGAAACGCTCGCTGACTGGAAGGCGCTGGTTGACCTGGGCGACCACGTGTTCATCAAGGGCGAGGTCATCTCCTCCCGCCGAGGCGAACTCTCCGTTATGGCCGAGTCCTGGTCCATGGCCTCCAAGGCTCTGCGCCCGCTTCCTGTGTTGCACGCGGAACTGAACGAGGAGACCCGCGTCCGTCAGCGCTATGTGGACCTCATGGTGCGCGATGAAGCCCGCGAAATGGTCTACACCCGCGCAGCCATCACCCGCTCCATCCGTGAGAGCCTGCACCGCCACAACTATGTCGAGGTGGAAACCCCCATCCTCCAGTTGGTCCACGGCGGCGCCCTGGCCCGCCCGTTCGAGACACACATGAACGCGTTCGACCAGAAGATGACCCTCCGCATCGCCACCGAGCTTTACCTCAAGCGCGCCGTGGTGGGCGGGATCGACCGTGTGTACGACATGGGCCGCGTCTTCCGCAATGAAGGCGTGGACTCCACCCACAGCCCTGAATTCACCACGCTTGAGTGCTACGAAGCCTGGGCGGACCAGTTTGTCATGGCCGACCGCATCAAGGAGATCATCCTGGACGCCGCCGATGCAGTGGGTGCCGGACGCACCCTGCAGACGGACGCCGGGGAGATTAACCTCGACGGCGACTGGGCCTGGCTGTCCGTCTACCCCGGACTTTCCGACGCCGTCGGCCAGGAGGTAACACCGGACACTTCCGTTGAGGTGCTGCGCGGAATCGCCGAAAAGCACGAGGTCAAAATGGATCCCAAATGGGATGCCGAAAAGCTGGCCGTGGAACTGTTCGGAGAGATCGTTGAACCCACGCTGCTGAACCCCACATTCGTGTACGACTACCCGCCGTCCGCCCAGCCCCTGGCCCGCCCGCACCGTGAGGACGGCCGCCTGATCGAGGCCTGGGACCTCATTATCGGCGGTATGGAACGCGGCACGGCCTTCTCCGAGCTGATCGACCCCGTCATCCAGCGGGAACGGCTCACGGAGCAGTCCAGGCACGCGGCCGCAGGCGATGTCGAAGCCATGCAGCTGGACGAGGACTTCCTGCGCGCCCTCGAATACGGCGCCCCTCCCATGGGTGGCATCGGACTGGGTATCGACAGGCTGGTCATGCTGTTCACCGGCGCCGGCATCCGGGAAACCATCCTCTTCCCGCTCCTCAAGCCTGAGGGGCACTGA
- a CDS encoding alpha/beta fold hydrolase — protein METWTVETNDGGRLEVHSFLSPASSFATSSPTGGEPATAGPAGVVLIHGTLVTDALYRPFARKLSVLLGRPVHCYNRRGRAGSAPQPDSYSAATEISDLAKVMRETGSTDVVAHSYGGFVALQAARTLPIGRLVTYDAAISLSGNLSQRWRPELEDAVTAGQLNHAWAHLVQGLATAGPLSYLPLGALRMLSILSARTNLGAEMRQLLPTAVAEMRAVLDADAELDDFTGLTTPVLMLSGSWSPAYFAETGRQLAAAVPSIEFAVVPGQLHEGPIRPGKGLAVRMARFLNGTGVQAQRLGRRRKGAV, from the coding sequence GTGGAGACCTGGACAGTTGAAACGAACGACGGCGGCCGGCTGGAGGTGCACTCCTTCCTCTCACCGGCCAGCAGCTTTGCGACGAGCAGTCCAACGGGTGGGGAGCCGGCCACGGCGGGGCCTGCCGGCGTCGTACTCATTCACGGCACCCTGGTGACCGACGCCCTCTACCGGCCGTTCGCCCGGAAGCTGAGCGTCCTGCTGGGCAGGCCGGTGCATTGCTACAACCGGCGCGGCCGGGCAGGTTCCGCGCCGCAGCCGGACAGCTACTCCGCTGCCACCGAGATCAGCGACCTGGCAAAAGTCATGCGGGAAACCGGATCCACGGATGTGGTGGCGCACAGCTACGGCGGGTTTGTGGCACTTCAGGCCGCCCGGACGCTGCCGATCGGACGGCTGGTGACATATGACGCTGCGATTTCGCTTTCCGGAAACCTCAGCCAGCGCTGGCGGCCGGAGCTGGAGGACGCCGTCACGGCCGGGCAGCTGAACCACGCCTGGGCCCACCTGGTGCAAGGCCTCGCGACCGCCGGGCCCCTGTCCTACCTGCCCTTGGGTGCGCTGCGGATGCTGAGCATCCTCTCCGCCCGGACAAATCTGGGCGCGGAGATGAGGCAGCTGCTGCCCACCGCCGTCGCAGAGATGCGGGCCGTGCTGGATGCCGACGCCGAACTGGACGACTTCACCGGCCTCACCACACCCGTCCTGATGCTCAGCGGCAGCTGGAGCCCGGCTTACTTCGCCGAGACGGGCCGCCAGCTCGCCGCCGCTGTACCGTCAATCGAGTTCGCGGTGGTGCCCGGCCAGCTGCACGAGGGCCCCATCCGCCCCGGCAAGGGGCTGGCGGTGAGGATGGCGCGGTTCCTGAACGGCACTGGCGTCCAGGCCCAGAGGCTGGGGCGGCGGCGCAAGGGGGCCGTCTGA
- a CDS encoding alpha/beta fold hydrolase: MKEQVFPTHDGGRLAVYSYGTEDAPGERRVVVIGGAFLTALIYRPFSVALANGLGDGWAVDVYDRRGRGKSSEQPADYSMRTEIADVRTVLDATGARNILGHSLGGSVALNAVQEFAGTAHEPDKLAVYDAAVNIDGSIDTSWMDDFEEAVNAGNVGHALARLKKGMQPASALSKIPEPVLAGLMALVSRTKVNRMFRELMPSGVGELRAAYDEAEHLRDFAVLPANTHFMVGGKSPSYYKVTAQRLHAAVPGSTYELSPKGFHGSIPAAVKELVTDISEYFKG; this comes from the coding sequence GTGAAAGAGCAGGTATTTCCCACGCACGACGGCGGCCGGCTGGCAGTGTACAGCTACGGCACCGAGGATGCCCCGGGAGAGCGTCGTGTAGTGGTCATCGGCGGCGCGTTCCTGACCGCCCTGATCTACCGCCCGTTCTCAGTTGCGCTGGCCAATGGCCTGGGCGACGGCTGGGCGGTGGACGTCTACGACCGTCGTGGCCGGGGCAAGTCCAGCGAACAGCCGGCTGACTACTCAATGCGCACCGAAATCGCAGACGTCCGCACCGTCTTGGACGCCACCGGTGCCCGCAACATCCTGGGCCACAGCCTGGGCGGATCCGTGGCCCTGAATGCTGTGCAGGAGTTCGCGGGAACCGCCCACGAACCGGACAAGCTGGCTGTGTACGACGCCGCGGTGAACATCGACGGCAGCATCGACACTTCGTGGATGGACGATTTTGAAGAAGCGGTCAACGCCGGCAACGTGGGGCACGCCCTTGCCCGGCTCAAGAAGGGCATGCAGCCAGCGTCTGCGCTGTCCAAGATTCCGGAGCCTGTCCTGGCGGGGCTGATGGCATTGGTCTCGCGCACCAAGGTCAACAGGATGTTTCGGGAGCTGATGCCCAGCGGGGTGGGCGAACTAAGGGCCGCTTACGATGAAGCCGAGCATTTGCGGGACTTCGCGGTCCTGCCCGCCAACACACATTTCATGGTGGGCGGCAAGAGCCCCAGCTACTACAAGGTCACAGCCCAGCGGCTGCACGCGGCCGTCCCCGGAAGCACCTACGAGCTCTCCCCCAAGGGTTTCCACGGCTCCATTCCGGCCGCCGTCAAGGAACTGGTCACGGACATCTCGGAGTACTTCAAGGGCTGA
- a CDS encoding alpha/beta fold hydrolase: MTRENIRTPDGGTLELFSTGSELASAGSGVVVVPPSMVTAADYTKFAQKLSAALGRPVHTFNRRGRGSSSPQPEDYTLDVDIRDLDAVMKYTSSTDVFGHSFGGAIALHAARTLPVERLAVYDPAVSVNHSVKADWTAEYERATAAGDDDRALAVMTKGLEAGAFSRMPLSMLTIANKLTAGTPVGRQMRELMRTGVREIKAIIAADMPAEPFLELPLETLIIVGEKSPAYFGVACGQIHDVLSGSSYTILPGMGHDGVLRAPDKLITELRDFYAG; the protein is encoded by the coding sequence ATGACGCGCGAGAACATCAGGACACCCGACGGCGGCACGCTGGAGCTTTTCTCCACGGGCTCCGAGCTGGCCTCGGCCGGCTCCGGCGTGGTGGTTGTGCCGCCCTCCATGGTTACCGCGGCTGACTACACCAAGTTTGCGCAGAAACTCAGTGCAGCCCTGGGCCGCCCTGTCCACACGTTCAACCGGCGCGGCCGGGGCTCCTCGTCCCCGCAGCCGGAGGACTACACGCTGGATGTGGACATCCGGGACCTCGACGCTGTCATGAAGTACACCTCCAGCACGGATGTCTTCGGGCACAGCTTCGGTGGTGCCATTGCCCTGCACGCAGCCCGCACCCTGCCAGTGGAACGGCTCGCCGTCTACGATCCCGCGGTGTCCGTAAACCACAGCGTCAAGGCTGACTGGACCGCAGAATATGAGCGCGCCACCGCGGCCGGGGACGATGACCGCGCCCTCGCCGTCATGACCAAAGGACTGGAGGCTGGCGCCTTCTCGCGGATGCCGCTGTCCATGCTCACCATCGCCAACAAGCTCACCGCCGGCACGCCCGTCGGCAGGCAGATGCGCGAACTCATGCGCACCGGCGTGCGGGAAATCAAGGCGATCATCGCCGCAGACATGCCCGCCGAGCCGTTCCTGGAACTGCCGCTGGAAACCCTGATCATTGTGGGCGAGAAGAGCCCGGCATATTTTGGCGTTGCCTGCGGCCAGATCCACGACGTCCTGTCAGGATCCAGCTACACCATCCTGCCGGGGATGGGCCACGACGGCGTCCTCCGCGCGCCGGACAAGCTCATAACCGAGCTTAGGGACTTCTACGCCGGCTAG
- a CDS encoding DHA2 family efflux MFS transporter permease subunit, which yields MSTELSPNAHGEPVQAAEGKLTAPEKMSRESVTIIATLLVATFVVILNETIMNVALQRLMVDLRVDAPTVQWLSTGFMLTMAVVIPTTGFILQSLSTRAVFMLAMGLFAGGTALAAAAPGFEILLLARIIQAGGTAIMLPLLMTTILTLVPLAKRGAVMGNVSIAISVAPAMGPTVSGLILEHFTWRFMFVFVLPVALAAFAIGAKYLTNVGETEKTKLDFLSVALTIPAFGGLVYGLSQIGGGHGGQAGPSTAAIAALVIGIASLAVFVLRQLRLQKAEAPLLDLRAFNFRMFTVSVLLMVVAMMALFGGVILLPLYLQEIRGLGSLETGLALLPGGLAMGLLGPVIGRIFDKVGPLPLTVSGSVLMVLALWQFSMLDAGTPVWWIVTLHVGLSFGLALLFTPAFTTGLNPLPPHLYSHGSAIMSTTQQVAGAAGTALLVSIFAVVTAASGLVAGMSAAFLTATVIALAAVVLSAMMRKTQGAAPGH from the coding sequence ATGTCTACAGAACTATCTCCGAACGCACACGGTGAACCCGTGCAGGCTGCCGAAGGGAAGCTGACCGCGCCGGAGAAGATGTCCCGCGAATCGGTGACCATCATCGCCACGCTGCTGGTGGCAACTTTTGTGGTGATCCTCAACGAGACCATCATGAACGTCGCCCTGCAGCGGCTCATGGTGGACCTCCGGGTGGACGCGCCCACCGTGCAGTGGCTCTCCACCGGCTTTATGCTCACCATGGCCGTGGTCATCCCTACCACCGGCTTCATCCTGCAGAGCCTGTCCACCCGGGCGGTTTTTATGCTTGCCATGGGACTATTCGCGGGCGGCACCGCTCTTGCCGCTGCGGCTCCTGGGTTTGAAATCCTGCTGCTGGCGCGGATCATTCAAGCCGGCGGCACGGCCATCATGCTTCCGCTGCTGATGACCACCATCCTCACCCTGGTTCCCTTGGCCAAGCGCGGGGCCGTAATGGGCAACGTGAGCATCGCCATCTCGGTGGCTCCCGCGATGGGACCTACGGTTTCAGGGCTGATCCTTGAACACTTCACCTGGCGCTTTATGTTTGTGTTTGTCTTGCCTGTGGCCCTCGCGGCCTTCGCCATCGGGGCCAAGTACCTGACCAACGTTGGCGAAACAGAGAAGACCAAGCTCGACTTCCTCTCCGTCGCCCTCACCATCCCGGCCTTCGGCGGACTGGTGTACGGCCTCAGCCAGATCGGCGGCGGGCACGGCGGCCAGGCCGGACCCAGCACAGCGGCCATCGCCGCGCTGGTCATCGGCATCGCCAGCCTGGCGGTGTTTGTGCTCCGCCAGCTCCGGCTGCAGAAAGCCGAAGCCCCGCTGCTGGACCTCCGCGCGTTCAACTTCCGCATGTTCACGGTCTCCGTGCTGCTGATGGTGGTGGCAATGATGGCGCTCTTCGGCGGCGTTATCCTGCTTCCGCTCTACCTGCAGGAGATCCGCGGCCTCGGTTCCCTTGAGACAGGGCTCGCGCTGCTTCCGGGCGGCCTGGCCATGGGCCTGCTGGGCCCGGTCATCGGACGGATCTTCGACAAGGTGGGCCCGCTGCCGCTCACCGTGTCCGGTTCGGTCCTGATGGTGCTGGCGCTGTGGCAGTTCTCAATGCTCGACGCCGGCACTCCCGTCTGGTGGATCGTCACCCTTCACGTCGGGCTGAGTTTTGGCCTGGCGCTGCTGTTCACGCCAGCGTTCACCACCGGCCTGAACCCGCTGCCGCCGCACCTCTACTCGCATGGTTCGGCCATCATGAGCACCACGCAGCAGGTTGCCGGTGCTGCCGGCACGGCCCTGCTCGTCTCTATCTTCGCCGTGGTAACTGCGGCGTCTGGCCTGGTTGCCGGGATGAGTGCCGCATTCCTGACGGCTACCGTAATAGCCCTTGCCGCCGTCGTGCTTTCCGCGATGATGCGCAAGACGCAAGGCGCAGCTCCAGGCCACTAA
- a CDS encoding type 1 glutamine amidotransferase domain-containing protein, with translation MSDHNIAGKKVAFLLTDGVEQVELTSPWQAVKEAGGEPTLVAPAGGRVQGYNGTEKGDAFNVDLTVAEADASDFDALVLPGGVVNADHLRVDKDAQNFTRSFFEQHKPVASICHGPWLLIDAGVIRGRNVTSYHTLQTDLKNAGANWSDQEVVVDQGLVTSRSPKDLTAFNSKLVEEISEGQHAGQTA, from the coding sequence ATGTCAGATCACAACATCGCAGGCAAGAAGGTCGCATTCCTGCTGACCGACGGCGTGGAGCAGGTCGAGCTCACCAGTCCATGGCAGGCCGTGAAAGAAGCAGGCGGCGAGCCCACCCTGGTGGCACCGGCCGGCGGACGCGTGCAAGGCTACAACGGCACGGAAAAGGGCGACGCGTTCAACGTGGACCTCACCGTAGCGGAAGCCGATGCTTCCGACTTCGATGCCCTGGTGCTCCCGGGCGGCGTGGTGAACGCGGACCACCTCCGAGTGGACAAGGACGCCCAGAACTTCACGCGCAGTTTCTTCGAACAGCACAAGCCGGTGGCATCCATCTGCCACGGGCCGTGGCTGCTGATCGACGCCGGCGTCATCCGTGGGCGCAACGTGACCTCCTATCACACGCTCCAGACCGACCTGAAGAACGCAGGTGCCAACTGGAGCGACCAGGAGGTGGTGGTGGACCAAGGCCTGGTGACCAGCCGCAGCCCGAAGGACCTCACCGCCTTCAACAGCAAACTCGTTGAGGAGATCTCGGAAGGCCAGCACGCCGGCCAGACCGCCTAG